The following coding sequences are from one Delphinus delphis chromosome 19, mDelDel1.2, whole genome shotgun sequence window:
- the P2RX5 gene encoding P2X purinoceptor 5 isoform X2, protein MGQAGCKGLYQSLFDYKTEKYVIAKNKKVGLLYRLLQVSILTYLVVWVFLVKKCYQDTDTSLQSSIITKVKGVTFTNTSELGERLWDVADYVIPPQGENVFFVITNLVVTPNQRQETCAESESIPDALCYEDSDCPPGEPVVAGNGVRTGRCLRAGSEQKGTCEIFAWCPVETKSRPAKPLLGEAEDFTVYIRNFIRFPKFNFSKTNVLDTTDRAFLKSCKFGPKDPYCPIFRLGSVVSWTGSSFQEIAVQGGVIGIQIEWDCDLDRAPSECYPRYYFNRLDNRFSENSLSSGYNFRFAKYYRDAAGVELRTLFKAYGIRFDVMVNGKAGKFNIIPTVINVGSGVALMGVGSFFCDLVLIYFIKKSHFYRDKKYEEARAAGRRQDHPGHGQETSFPGLALPLSPQVTLDQSQAALGLSFSVR, encoded by the exons ATGGGGCAGGCGGGCTGCAAGGGGCTCTACCAGTCGCTCTTCGACTACAAGACCGAGAAGTACGTCATCGCCAAGAATAAGAAGGTGGGCCTGCTCTACCGGCTGCTGCAGGTCTCCATCCTGACCTACCTGGTGGT CTGGGTGTTCCTGGTGAAGAAGTGTTACCAAGACACGGACACATCCCTGCAGAGCAGCATCATCACCAAAGTCAAGGGTGTGACCTTCACCAACACCTCAGAGCTTGGGGAGCGGCTCTGGGATGTTGCCGACTATGTCATCCCACCCCAG GGAGAGAATGTCTTCTTTGTAATCACCAACCTGGTCGTGACCCCCAACCAGCGGCAGGAAACCTGTGCCGAG AGTGAAAGCATTCCGGATGCCTTGTGCTATGAGGACAGCGACTGCCCTCCTGGGGAGCCTGTTGTGGCTGGAAACG GAGTGAGGACTGGCCGCTGCCTGCGGGCGGGGAGCGAGCAAAAGGGCACCTGTGAGATCTTCGCCTGGTGCCCGGTGGAGACAAAGTCCAGGCCAGC GAAGCCACTCCTGGGCGAAGCTGAAGACTTCACTGTTTACATAAGGAACTTCATTCGTTTCCCCAAATTCAACTTCTCCAA GACAAATGTGCTGGACACCACAGACAGAGCTTTCCTGAAGTCCTGTAAATTTGGCCCCAAGGACCCCTACTGCCCCATCTTCCGACTTGGGTCTGTGGTCAGCTGGACGGGGAGCAGCTTCCAGGAGATAGCTGTGCAG GGTGGTGTGATAGGAATTCAGATTGAATGGGACTGTGATCTTGATAGAGCTCCCTCTGAATGTTACCCTCGCTATTATTTTAACCGTCTGGACAACAGATTTTCAGAAAACTCTCTTTCTTCTGGGTACAACTTCAG GTTTGCCAAGTATTACCGAGATGCAGCTGGGGTGGAGCTCCGCACGCTGTTTAAAGCCTACGGGATCCGCTTTGATGTGATGGTGAACGGCAAG GCAGGGAAGTTCAACATCATCCCCACAGTCATCAACGTGGGCTCAGGGGTGGCGCTCATGGGTGTG GGGTCTTTCTTCTGCGACTTGGTACTCATCTACTTCATCAAAAAGAGCCACTTTTACCGAGACAAGAAATATGAGGAAGCGAG AGCAGCTGGCAGAAGACAAGACCACCCAGGCCATGGGCAGGAGACCTCGtttccaggcctggccctgccactGTCTCCCCAGGTGACTTTGGACCAGTCCCAGGCcgccttgggcctcagtttctctgtgaGATGA
- the P2RX5 gene encoding P2X purinoceptor 5 isoform X1, translated as MGQAGCKGLYQSLFDYKTEKYVIAKNKKVGLLYRLLQVSILTYLVVWVFLVKKCYQDTDTSLQSSIITKVKGVTFTNTSELGERLWDVADYVIPPQGENVFFVITNLVVTPNQRQETCAESESIPDALCYEDSDCPPGEPVVAGNGVRTGRCLRAGSEQKGTCEIFAWCPVETKSRPAKPLLGEAEDFTVYIRNFIRFPKFNFSKTNVLDTTDRAFLKSCKFGPKDPYCPIFRLGSVVSWTGSSFQEIAVQGGVIGIQIEWDCDLDRAPSECYPRYYFNRLDNRFSENSLSSGYNFRFAKYYRDAAGVELRTLFKAYGIRFDVMVNGKAGKFNIIPTVINVGSGVALMGVGSFFCDLVLIYFIKKSHFYRDKKYEEARDLEVLARMAESSQQSMAPDAAGLAEQPEVQDGGRAQENGCVCRQLLQPARSGHQGNGKVNVEQLQNLQTVEA; from the exons ATGGGGCAGGCGGGCTGCAAGGGGCTCTACCAGTCGCTCTTCGACTACAAGACCGAGAAGTACGTCATCGCCAAGAATAAGAAGGTGGGCCTGCTCTACCGGCTGCTGCAGGTCTCCATCCTGACCTACCTGGTGGT CTGGGTGTTCCTGGTGAAGAAGTGTTACCAAGACACGGACACATCCCTGCAGAGCAGCATCATCACCAAAGTCAAGGGTGTGACCTTCACCAACACCTCAGAGCTTGGGGAGCGGCTCTGGGATGTTGCCGACTATGTCATCCCACCCCAG GGAGAGAATGTCTTCTTTGTAATCACCAACCTGGTCGTGACCCCCAACCAGCGGCAGGAAACCTGTGCCGAG AGTGAAAGCATTCCGGATGCCTTGTGCTATGAGGACAGCGACTGCCCTCCTGGGGAGCCTGTTGTGGCTGGAAACG GAGTGAGGACTGGCCGCTGCCTGCGGGCGGGGAGCGAGCAAAAGGGCACCTGTGAGATCTTCGCCTGGTGCCCGGTGGAGACAAAGTCCAGGCCAGC GAAGCCACTCCTGGGCGAAGCTGAAGACTTCACTGTTTACATAAGGAACTTCATTCGTTTCCCCAAATTCAACTTCTCCAA GACAAATGTGCTGGACACCACAGACAGAGCTTTCCTGAAGTCCTGTAAATTTGGCCCCAAGGACCCCTACTGCCCCATCTTCCGACTTGGGTCTGTGGTCAGCTGGACGGGGAGCAGCTTCCAGGAGATAGCTGTGCAG GGTGGTGTGATAGGAATTCAGATTGAATGGGACTGTGATCTTGATAGAGCTCCCTCTGAATGTTACCCTCGCTATTATTTTAACCGTCTGGACAACAGATTTTCAGAAAACTCTCTTTCTTCTGGGTACAACTTCAG GTTTGCCAAGTATTACCGAGATGCAGCTGGGGTGGAGCTCCGCACGCTGTTTAAAGCCTACGGGATCCGCTTTGATGTGATGGTGAACGGCAAG GCAGGGAAGTTCAACATCATCCCCACAGTCATCAACGTGGGCTCAGGGGTGGCGCTCATGGGTGTG GGGTCTTTCTTCTGCGACTTGGTACTCATCTACTTCATCAAAAAGAGCCACTTTTACCGAGACAAGAAATATGAGGAAGCGAG GGACCTAGAGGTCCTCGCCCGAATGGCAGAGTCCTCGCAGCAGAGCATGGCCCCGGACGCGGCGGGGCTGGCGGAGCAGCCAGAGGTGCAGGATGGAGGTCGCGCCCAGGAGAATGGCTGTGTGTGCCGGCAGCTCCTCCAGCCTGCCAG GTCTGGCCACCAGGGGAATGGAAAGGTGAATGTGGAGCAGCTGCAGAACCTGCAGACCGTGGAGGCATAG
- the P2RX5 gene encoding P2X purinoceptor 5 isoform X3, whose product MGQAGCKGLYQSLFDYKTEKYVIAKNKKVGLLYRLLQVSILTYLVVWVFLVKKCYQDTDTSLQSSIITKVKGVTFTNTSELGERLWDVADYVIPPQGENVFFVITNLVVTPNQRQETCAESESIPDALCYEDSDCPPGEPVVAGNGVRTGRCLRAGSEQKGTCEIFAWCPVETKSRPAKPLLGEAEDFTVYIRNFIRFPKFNFSKTNVLDTTDRAFLKSCKFGPKDPYCPIFRLGSVVSWTGSSFQEIAVQGGVIGIQIEWDCDLDRAPSECYPRYYFNRLDNRFSENSLSSGYNFRFAKYYRDAAGVELRTLFKAYGIRFDVMVNGKAGKFNIIPTVINVGSGVALMGVGSFFCDLVLIYFIKKSHFYRDKKYEEARSGHQGNGKVNVEQLQNLQTVEA is encoded by the exons ATGGGGCAGGCGGGCTGCAAGGGGCTCTACCAGTCGCTCTTCGACTACAAGACCGAGAAGTACGTCATCGCCAAGAATAAGAAGGTGGGCCTGCTCTACCGGCTGCTGCAGGTCTCCATCCTGACCTACCTGGTGGT CTGGGTGTTCCTGGTGAAGAAGTGTTACCAAGACACGGACACATCCCTGCAGAGCAGCATCATCACCAAAGTCAAGGGTGTGACCTTCACCAACACCTCAGAGCTTGGGGAGCGGCTCTGGGATGTTGCCGACTATGTCATCCCACCCCAG GGAGAGAATGTCTTCTTTGTAATCACCAACCTGGTCGTGACCCCCAACCAGCGGCAGGAAACCTGTGCCGAG AGTGAAAGCATTCCGGATGCCTTGTGCTATGAGGACAGCGACTGCCCTCCTGGGGAGCCTGTTGTGGCTGGAAACG GAGTGAGGACTGGCCGCTGCCTGCGGGCGGGGAGCGAGCAAAAGGGCACCTGTGAGATCTTCGCCTGGTGCCCGGTGGAGACAAAGTCCAGGCCAGC GAAGCCACTCCTGGGCGAAGCTGAAGACTTCACTGTTTACATAAGGAACTTCATTCGTTTCCCCAAATTCAACTTCTCCAA GACAAATGTGCTGGACACCACAGACAGAGCTTTCCTGAAGTCCTGTAAATTTGGCCCCAAGGACCCCTACTGCCCCATCTTCCGACTTGGGTCTGTGGTCAGCTGGACGGGGAGCAGCTTCCAGGAGATAGCTGTGCAG GGTGGTGTGATAGGAATTCAGATTGAATGGGACTGTGATCTTGATAGAGCTCCCTCTGAATGTTACCCTCGCTATTATTTTAACCGTCTGGACAACAGATTTTCAGAAAACTCTCTTTCTTCTGGGTACAACTTCAG GTTTGCCAAGTATTACCGAGATGCAGCTGGGGTGGAGCTCCGCACGCTGTTTAAAGCCTACGGGATCCGCTTTGATGTGATGGTGAACGGCAAG GCAGGGAAGTTCAACATCATCCCCACAGTCATCAACGTGGGCTCAGGGGTGGCGCTCATGGGTGTG GGGTCTTTCTTCTGCGACTTGGTACTCATCTACTTCATCAAAAAGAGCCACTTTTACCGAGACAAGAAATATGAGGAAGCGAG GTCTGGCCACCAGGGGAATGGAAAGGTGAATGTGGAGCAGCTGCAGAACCTGCAGACCGTGGAGGCATAG
- the P2RX5 gene encoding P2X purinoceptor 5 isoform X4 has protein sequence MGQAGCKGLYQSLFDYKTEKYVIAKNKKVGLLYRLLQVSILTYLVVWVFLVKKCYQDTDTSLQSSIITKVKGVTFTNTSELGERLWDVADYVIPPQGENVFFVITNLVVTPNQRQETCAESESIPDALCYEDSDCPPGEPVVAGNGVRTGRCLRAGSEQKGTCEIFAWCPVETKSRPAKPLLGEAEDFTVYIRNFIRFPKFNFSKTNVLDTTDRAFLKSCKFGPKDPYCPIFRLGSVVSWTGSSFQEIAVQGGVIGIQIEWDCDLDRAPSECYPRYYFNRLDNRFSENSLSSGYNFRFAKYYRDAAGVELRTLFKAYGIRFDVMVNGKAGKFNIIPTVINVGSGVALMGVVWPPGEWKGECGAAAEPADRGGIARAVG, from the exons ATGGGGCAGGCGGGCTGCAAGGGGCTCTACCAGTCGCTCTTCGACTACAAGACCGAGAAGTACGTCATCGCCAAGAATAAGAAGGTGGGCCTGCTCTACCGGCTGCTGCAGGTCTCCATCCTGACCTACCTGGTGGT CTGGGTGTTCCTGGTGAAGAAGTGTTACCAAGACACGGACACATCCCTGCAGAGCAGCATCATCACCAAAGTCAAGGGTGTGACCTTCACCAACACCTCAGAGCTTGGGGAGCGGCTCTGGGATGTTGCCGACTATGTCATCCCACCCCAG GGAGAGAATGTCTTCTTTGTAATCACCAACCTGGTCGTGACCCCCAACCAGCGGCAGGAAACCTGTGCCGAG AGTGAAAGCATTCCGGATGCCTTGTGCTATGAGGACAGCGACTGCCCTCCTGGGGAGCCTGTTGTGGCTGGAAACG GAGTGAGGACTGGCCGCTGCCTGCGGGCGGGGAGCGAGCAAAAGGGCACCTGTGAGATCTTCGCCTGGTGCCCGGTGGAGACAAAGTCCAGGCCAGC GAAGCCACTCCTGGGCGAAGCTGAAGACTTCACTGTTTACATAAGGAACTTCATTCGTTTCCCCAAATTCAACTTCTCCAA GACAAATGTGCTGGACACCACAGACAGAGCTTTCCTGAAGTCCTGTAAATTTGGCCCCAAGGACCCCTACTGCCCCATCTTCCGACTTGGGTCTGTGGTCAGCTGGACGGGGAGCAGCTTCCAGGAGATAGCTGTGCAG GGTGGTGTGATAGGAATTCAGATTGAATGGGACTGTGATCTTGATAGAGCTCCCTCTGAATGTTACCCTCGCTATTATTTTAACCGTCTGGACAACAGATTTTCAGAAAACTCTCTTTCTTCTGGGTACAACTTCAG GTTTGCCAAGTATTACCGAGATGCAGCTGGGGTGGAGCTCCGCACGCTGTTTAAAGCCTACGGGATCCGCTTTGATGTGATGGTGAACGGCAAG GCAGGGAAGTTCAACATCATCCCCACAGTCATCAACGTGGGCTCAGGGGTGGCGCTCATGGGTGTG GTCTGGCCACCAGGGGAATGGAAAGGTGAATGTGGAGCAGCTGCAGAACCTGCAGACCGTGGAGGCATAGCCAGAGCTGTTGGCTGA